The Hevea brasiliensis isolate MT/VB/25A 57/8 chromosome 1, ASM3005281v1, whole genome shotgun sequence DNA segment TTTTAGATGCAGTAAAATTTTATTCAAACTgctgattaattttagaataaaaGGCAAATACTAATATACTACCTGAGTAAATAATTTTACGGAAAAACAAAAGGATACAGAAGAAGAAAAGTAAAATACCCAAGAGAAAGTGTTGATATCAGCAGTCTCATGGCGACCTGTCAATCGCCTCTCATTACCCTCTCCATAAGCAGCTATGTGCTCCTTGTGACGCAGACCCAACTTCTCAATAGCCTTCTTGATCACATGTATTCCACCATCATTTCTCATTGACTTGGTGCTGTCAAGAAAATATCAAAACCGAACAATCAGAAATGTAATTTGTGGCATATTCTTTAAGATGTCTTGCCTATGTCCACACATACCTGTAGTTTGTGTGTGCACCAGCTCCATTCCAATCACCCTGGAATTATTAATATCAATCAAAGCAcgagaagagaaaagggaaaacGTAAAGGAAAGTGACTGAATCTATACAGACCTGAATTGGTTTTGGGTCAAAAGAAAGGACGACCCCTGCAATTTCGGTTATTCGCTATTTGAACAAGGAGAATAAGATATCATCAGAAAATAGgacaagaaagaaaaaggagaaagTGAAACGAGAAAGTGTGGGAATTTCATCGACAAACCTCAAGAATGTATCGAGCAACCCACAATTCATCACCAGCAGAAATACCAACAGCAGGGCCAACTTGAAATTCCCACTGTTTCAATGtataaaaacatgaaaataagCTAGCGTGAAAGAAAATCAAGTAAAAGGAAATATATTTTAACACCAATTAGATACCTGGCCAGGCATAACTTCACCGTTGATGCCACTAATATTGATACCAGCATACAAGCATGCCTTGTAGTGGGAATTCACGATATCCCTGCCAAAGGCCTTGTCAGCCCCAGCTCCACAGTAGTAGGGACCCTGCACACaacgattttattttattttattttatttttaaagtgaTAAAGGATAGCAAGCTGTAGTTATTAATCATGGAAAGTTCTAGAGGGAACAAGTCACAGATACAAACCTGGGGGCCGGGGAAGCCACCAACTGGCCATCCAATAGGCCATTTAACATCCTTTTGGAGAAGGGTGTACTCTTGCTCAATCCCATACCTGATCACAACACatatatgctattatatgatatgatATTTAGTCACTTCACTACCACATTTGTACGCTGTGTT contains these protein-coding regions:
- the LOC110663870 gene encoding glutamine synthetase nodule isozyme, with product MSLLSDLINLNLSETTEKIIAEYIWIGGSGLDLRSKARTLPGPATDPSKLPKWNYDGSSTDQAPGDDSEVILYPQAIFKDPFRRGNNILVMCDAYTPAGEPIPTNKRHNAAKIFRHPDVVAEEPWYGIEQEYTLLQKDVKWPIGWPVGGFPGPQGPYYCGAGADKAFGRDIVNSHYKACLYAGINISGINGEVMPGQWEFQVGPAVGISAGDELWVARYILERITEIAGVVLSFDPKPIQGDWNGAGAHTNYSTKSMRNDGGIHVIKKAIEKLGLRHKEHIAAYGEGNERRLTGRHETADINTFSWGVANRGASIRVGRDTEKNGKGYFEDRRPASNMDPYVVTSKIAETTIVWKP